TTGGTTTTCAAAACCACTACATGTAACACTTGGTTTGCCATAGGCTCAAAATGAAGAGCCGAAGCCTCTATCGGTAGTGGACTTAACAGTAACCAATTCCCACTGTGGGTGTTGGGCGGAATAAAGTTTATCAGAGACATGATTATAAGCTTGAACGCAAGCGCCAATCTTCCACAACCTAACCGTTGCACAACggattcaatttcaaaaatctgaaaaagaaaataactaaAGCACATTCCAACCTTTTCTTTTCAAGCTTTTTCAAACACAAACACcaagactatatatatataaagagttACCCTACCTTCCATTAACCCATACTCCTATGCTCATTTGTCTCTCCATCTCATTCAATTTCGAAAACAATGGGTTGTTGCATTAGCAAATTTGGACCcaagaaatcaaaatttccctCAGGAGAATCAAAATTTCGAAAACATGTTCAAGACAAGCTTGTCATCTCACAAGCTTCCAAAATTCCAACTCCAATTCATTTCTCAAACAAAATTTCCCCATCTCCTCCTTCGCCTCCCAGTTGTACCTCTTCTGTTTCTTCCTTTACTAGTACAGGCAACACAACTGAATCATGCTCATCAATCTCGACCGCATCTTCCCTTCTGACCTCGAAAGACAGATCTTTCTCCAATGAGTTTCTTTGGTCTTGTGTCAAGGAAAATCCACATATAGTTCGCATTAATTCCATCAAGGAAGCTGCTCTTTCTTTGGCAACCCCTAAAGTTCAAGCTCAGAAGTTTGACTCACCTTCGAAATCATTTGTTGCTCCAACACTCACCAAGCAATCAATCCCACAAAGGATATACACTTCTACACCGCAAAAGAGAGTCCGGTCAAGCTCACCAACTCCTTTAATGCGACAAAAGAGCTTTCGTAAGGAGACAGAGTGGCAGAATTCTTCGTATTCTTTGCCCAGTAGAACATTGAGATCACCCTCGCCCAGTAGGAGATTTAGTAGCGGTGATAGTAACAGGGGATTTTTGACAAATACAACTAAAGAAAGCTGTTCAAACCGAATGGTTGGTGCTAAGGTAAATGCAATAAATTCAGTTTCTTC
This is a stretch of genomic DNA from Mangifera indica cultivar Alphonso chromosome 11, CATAS_Mindica_2.1, whole genome shotgun sequence. It encodes these proteins:
- the LOC123230020 gene encoding uncharacterized protein LOC123230020, with translation MGCCISKFGPKKSKFPSGESKFRKHVQDKLVISQASKIPTPIHFSNKISPSPPSPPSCTSSVSSFTSTGNTTESCSSISTASSLLTSKDRSFSNEFLWSCVKENPHIVRINSIKEAALSLATPKVQAQKFDSPSKSFVAPTLTKQSIPQRIYTSTPQKRVRSSSPTPLMRQKSFRKETEWQNSSYSLPSRTLRSPSPSRRFSSGDSNRGFLTNTTKESCSNRMVGAKVNAINSVSSLRKENFRPASPSSNSMGLRVCLMNRETCTYRIGSKIDEVAAEEAAVQHESESIPMEDIDNPHISLDCFIFL